One part of the Streptomyces lydicus genome encodes these proteins:
- the coaE gene encoding dephospho-CoA kinase, producing the protein MVKVGLTGGIGAGKSEVSRLLASYGAVVVDADKIAREVVEPGTPGLAAVVEEFGEGVLTPDGTLDRPKLGGIVFNDPEKLQALNAIVHPLVGARSAELEASAGADAVVVHDVPLLTENGLAPLYDTVVVVDAAPQTQLDRLVRLRGMAEDEAKSRMAAQATREQRLAIADLVIDNDGPLEALEPQVRAVWERLRGE; encoded by the coding sequence ATGGTGAAGGTGGGGCTGACCGGCGGAATCGGCGCGGGCAAGAGTGAGGTTTCGCGATTGCTGGCGTCGTACGGCGCGGTCGTCGTGGACGCGGACAAGATCGCACGCGAGGTCGTCGAGCCGGGTACGCCCGGACTGGCCGCCGTGGTCGAGGAGTTCGGGGAGGGCGTGCTCACCCCGGACGGCACGCTGGACCGGCCGAAGCTGGGCGGCATCGTCTTCAACGACCCCGAGAAACTCCAGGCGCTCAACGCGATCGTGCATCCACTGGTGGGTGCCCGCTCGGCCGAACTCGAGGCGTCGGCCGGGGCGGACGCCGTGGTGGTCCACGATGTACCGCTGCTGACGGAGAACGGCCTGGCGCCGCTGTACGACACGGTGGTCGTGGTCGACGCCGCGCCACAGACGCAGCTCGACCGGCTGGTGCGACTGCGCGGCATGGCGGAGGACGAGGCGAAGTCCCGGATGGCGGCTCAGGCGACGCGCGAGCAGCGGCTGGCGATCGCCGACCTCGTCATCGACAACGACGGGCCGCTGGAGGCCCTCGAGCCGCAGGTCCGCGCGGTATGGGAGCGGCTGCGGGGCGAATGA
- a CDS encoding cupin domain-containing protein encodes MVNIPGIADADLEPEPLDPSQIVSGEPVVTGKVLWECPDGRQIRGIWQITPGVVTDTEANELFVVVSGRATIEVEGGSVLEVGPGDACILREGDHTRWTVHETLRKAYHISL; translated from the coding sequence GTGGTGAACATCCCGGGCATCGCGGACGCCGATCTGGAGCCGGAGCCCCTGGACCCGTCGCAGATCGTCTCGGGGGAGCCGGTGGTGACGGGCAAGGTGTTGTGGGAGTGCCCGGACGGTCGTCAGATACGCGGCATCTGGCAGATCACGCCCGGGGTGGTCACCGACACCGAGGCCAACGAGCTGTTCGTGGTCGTGAGCGGCCGTGCCACGATCGAGGTCGAGGGCGGCTCGGTGCTCGAAGTGGGCCCCGGCGACGCCTGCATCCTGCGCGAGGGCGATCACACGCGGTGGACCGTTCACGAGACGCTGCGCAAGGCGTACCACATCAGCCTGTAG
- a CDS encoding UvrD-helicase domain-containing protein: MHTSPRPRPTAPAHAHHPTPEQHAAAEAFSNGSHLVIQAGAGTGKTTTLAMLAHSARRQGRLGRYIAFNRAVARHAARRFPTEIACTTAHALAYTAVGRRYQARLNAPRQAGWRTGAALGIDDGIHVHIGARRVNNKALSSTVLRTVTRFCQSADREIAAHHVPPLRGAESAPLHTQLTGLVLPYARKAWADLQHPDHGAVRFEHDHYLKMWALRDPVVPADFLLLDEAQDTNPVVEQVFTAQRDHAQLVLVGDSAQAIYGWRGARDVMTGFDGRRLSLSRSFRFGPALAAEANRWLQIVDAPIRLTGAASLHTELRGTRTPEAILCRTNAGAMVEVIRQLDAGRRVALAGGGASLTALARAAHALEDGRRAAHPELTLFASWAELREYAECDPAGRDLLPLVELVDEHGSQALLRALGRLVPEETAEVTISTAHRAKGREWTSVRIADDFTAPDDLDERDGDGAPVPGPINLDEARLAYVAVTRARTLLDIGGLSWINTHPAGDPRPTAAKPREPARTEHSEAGTPTPAQRSERAQNPLRKTPG, translated from the coding sequence ATGCACACCAGCCCCCGACCCCGGCCCACCGCACCCGCCCACGCCCACCACCCCACCCCCGAACAGCACGCCGCGGCGGAAGCCTTCTCGAACGGCTCGCATCTGGTGATCCAGGCCGGCGCCGGAACGGGAAAAACCACGACCCTCGCGATGCTCGCGCACTCCGCACGACGACAGGGCCGGCTCGGTCGCTATATCGCCTTCAACCGAGCCGTCGCCCGCCACGCCGCCCGGCGGTTCCCCACCGAGATCGCCTGCACCACCGCACACGCCCTCGCCTACACCGCCGTCGGCAGGAGATACCAGGCACGCCTGAACGCCCCTCGCCAAGCCGGCTGGCGCACGGGCGCGGCACTGGGCATCGACGACGGCATCCACGTGCACATCGGCGCACGCAGGGTCAACAACAAGGCGCTCTCCTCCACCGTCCTGCGCACGGTGACCCGCTTCTGCCAGTCGGCCGACCGGGAGATCGCCGCCCACCACGTCCCGCCCCTGCGCGGAGCCGAATCCGCCCCACTGCACACCCAGCTCACCGGCCTCGTCCTTCCCTACGCCCGCAAGGCATGGGCCGACCTGCAGCATCCGGATCACGGCGCGGTCCGCTTCGAGCACGACCACTACCTGAAGATGTGGGCGCTGCGCGACCCGGTCGTCCCGGCGGACTTCCTGCTCCTCGACGAGGCACAGGACACCAACCCCGTGGTCGAGCAGGTCTTCACGGCCCAGCGTGACCACGCACAGCTGGTGCTGGTCGGGGACTCCGCGCAAGCCATCTACGGGTGGCGCGGCGCCCGCGACGTCATGACCGGCTTCGACGGTCGCCGGCTCAGCCTCTCCCGGTCCTTCCGCTTCGGCCCCGCGCTGGCCGCCGAGGCGAACCGCTGGCTGCAGATCGTCGACGCGCCGATCCGGCTCACCGGTGCGGCGTCCCTGCACACGGAGTTACGCGGCACCCGGACCCCGGAGGCGATCCTGTGCCGGACCAACGCGGGGGCGATGGTCGAAGTGATACGGCAGCTGGACGCCGGCCGCCGGGTGGCGCTCGCAGGCGGTGGTGCATCACTGACCGCCCTCGCACGGGCCGCACACGCCCTGGAGGACGGACGCCGCGCCGCCCACCCCGAGCTGACGCTCTTCGCGAGCTGGGCGGAGCTGCGCGAGTACGCGGAGTGCGACCCGGCCGGACGCGACCTGCTGCCGCTGGTGGAACTCGTCGATGAGCACGGCTCGCAGGCCCTGCTGCGGGCGCTCGGCCGTCTCGTTCCCGAGGAAACCGCCGAGGTGACGATCTCCACGGCACATCGAGCCAAGGGCCGCGAGTGGACCAGCGTGCGCATCGCGGACGACTTCACCGCCCCCGATGATCTCGACGAGCGCGACGGGGACGGGGCCCCCGTCCCCGGGCCGATCAACCTCGACGAGGCCCGCCTGGCCTACGTCGCGGTGACCCGCGCCCGCACCCTGCTCGACATCGGCGGCCTGTCCTGGATCAACACCCATCCCGCAGGCGACCCCCGCCCCACCGCAGCCAAGCCCCGAGAACCCGCCCGGACCGAGCACAGCGAGGCCGGTACTCCGACACCCGCACAGCGATCAGAACGAGCACAGAACCCGCTTCGGAAAACACCCGGCTGA
- a CDS encoding SWIM zinc finger family protein, which yields MTPRTPAGRRTPAYAAATRADRSRTFPPLPARTGARGLFAASWWGSAWLDALETTALDSARLARGRTYARDGHVDTINVTPGRVIATVRGSRPRPYSAEIRLRTLSDQEWDTLLDAIAAEPAQLTALLAKKLPSALADSEVRLLPGPGDLVPRCSCPDNGRPCKHAAALCFQVARLLDADPFVLLLMRGRGERELLDELSRRNTALTAREARAHTRRDTAPATGGAADGGPAPAATGEWNAADPATAPRAGAPDAAAAPETARPGVLARAALADRPRPPLPPTVPLPAQPGRPPALPDGDGLPFDPDTLTFLAADAADRAHACLSAAAPPPPGGARPGHHSPFPDLPPWEDAVRLAATAHPTAGLTATTRALYRDLAAATGRAPTDVARSVAAWRQGGPEGLTLLDTTWNPPAGDFDRARSALLAADLPALRPRHNHLTDPERGIQLRFGHDNRWYPYEAEPGTDDWWPTGPADPDPVGALTTLLAR from the coding sequence ATGACCCCCCGCACCCCGGCCGGCCGCCGCACCCCCGCGTACGCCGCCGCCACCCGCGCCGACCGGTCGCGCACCTTCCCGCCGCTGCCGGCCCGGACCGGCGCCCGCGGCCTGTTCGCCGCCTCGTGGTGGGGGAGCGCCTGGCTGGACGCGCTGGAGACCACCGCCCTGGACAGCGCCCGGCTCGCCCGCGGCCGGACCTACGCCCGTGACGGCCACGTCGACACCATCAACGTCACCCCGGGCCGCGTCATCGCCACCGTACGCGGCAGCAGACCCCGCCCGTACAGTGCCGAGATCCGCCTCCGCACCCTCAGCGACCAGGAATGGGACACCCTCCTGGACGCGATCGCCGCGGAACCCGCCCAACTCACCGCCCTGCTGGCCAAGAAGCTGCCCAGCGCGCTGGCCGACAGCGAGGTGCGCCTCCTGCCGGGGCCGGGAGACCTCGTCCCCCGGTGCTCGTGCCCCGACAACGGCAGACCCTGCAAGCACGCCGCCGCCCTCTGCTTCCAGGTGGCCCGCCTGCTGGACGCCGACCCGTTCGTCCTGCTGCTGATGCGCGGCCGCGGCGAACGCGAACTCCTCGACGAACTCTCCCGCCGCAACACCGCGCTGACCGCCCGCGAAGCCCGCGCCCACACCCGGCGCGACACGGCCCCGGCCACCGGCGGCGCCGCGGACGGGGGACCCGCCCCGGCCGCCACCGGGGAGTGGAATGCCGCGGACCCGGCCACCGCGCCGCGGGCCGGTGCACCGGACGCAGCCGCTGCGCCGGAGACGGCCCGGCCCGGTGTGCTCGCCCGCGCCGCCCTCGCCGACCGCCCCCGCCCGCCGCTCCCGCCGACCGTGCCGCTGCCCGCGCAGCCCGGCCGCCCACCCGCCCTGCCCGACGGCGACGGGCTGCCGTTCGACCCCGACACCCTCACCTTCCTGGCCGCCGACGCCGCGGACCGCGCCCACGCCTGCCTGTCCGCCGCGGCACCCCCGCCCCCCGGCGGCGCCCGGCCCGGCCACCACAGCCCCTTCCCGGACCTGCCCCCGTGGGAGGACGCCGTCCGCCTGGCCGCCACCGCCCACCCCACCGCCGGACTGACCGCCACCACCCGCGCCCTGTACCGCGACCTCGCCGCGGCGACCGGCCGCGCACCCACCGACGTCGCCCGCTCCGTGGCGGCCTGGCGGCAGGGCGGCCCCGAAGGACTCACCCTCCTCGACACCACCTGGAACCCACCGGCCGGCGACTTCGACCGGGCCCGCAGCGCCCTCCTCGCCGCCGACCTCCCCGCCCTGCGCCCCCGCCACAACCACCTCACCGACCCCGAGCGCGGCATCCAGCTCCGCTTCGGCCACGACAACCGCTGGTACCCCTACGAGGCCGAGCCCGGCACCGACGACTGGTGGCCCACCGGCCCCGCCGACCCCGACCCCGTAGGCGCTCTCACCACCCTCCTCGCGCGATGA
- a CDS encoding helicase-associated domain-containing protein translates to MEGLDTLTRSLARRTPEQLAALLTRHAEPLARRPAPTELRGLASALWSYETLHHLVLHLDHPRLKVLATTARISQERAAQDTPGPAAPAPGADYQSLMAHRLSFAQLATAPVPPEDVLAALGATGAARGAAESALRALYDDALAALTEDGAVVVPPRTPQLLAAHDLGPFRPEAPRPSPDAPAGAGTPVAAVPATSPHDESRAAAATLAATADRLLASLATQPAALRKSGGLAVREIKRLAKAAGAGEPHTRLLLDLALAAGLIALTRTPAGITALPTGAYDDWLAHPPGRRLAPLLAAWSALWAIPTHTPFGETPTALVRGHDRHAPALRHALLATLATVPHAAGTPLAGPAPGTVPHGLLRAADWHRPLAVTAQPMAEDRAAHTLDEAAYLGLAAHGTLTPLGRALLADPHSLDEPLADLLPPLLEQAHFQADLTAVVPGRPTAALAGLLTSAADRESEEHAVTWRFTPASVRRALDTGHTADALLDALTRASTTGDLPQPLRYLVQDAARAHGRMRVLPAACCIRSDDETLIKELAAHRALGDLALRVIAPTVLVSGRPPAATLDALRAAGYAPALESDTGTTTVERLPAHRTTAPGATRDPQAPLALAHRLLGLSPQPGEATATGGG, encoded by the coding sequence GTGGAAGGTCTCGACACACTCACCCGGTCCCTCGCCCGGCGCACCCCCGAGCAGCTCGCCGCACTCCTCACCCGGCACGCCGAGCCGCTCGCCCGCCGGCCCGCGCCCACCGAACTCCGCGGCCTGGCCAGCGCATTGTGGTCCTACGAAACCCTCCACCACCTGGTGCTGCATCTCGACCACCCGCGCCTCAAGGTGCTCGCCACCACCGCCCGCATCAGCCAGGAACGCGCCGCGCAGGACACCCCAGGCCCCGCCGCCCCCGCCCCGGGCGCCGACTACCAGTCCCTGATGGCGCACCGGCTGTCCTTCGCCCAACTGGCCACCGCCCCCGTCCCGCCCGAGGACGTCCTCGCCGCGCTGGGCGCCACCGGAGCCGCACGCGGCGCCGCCGAAAGCGCCCTGCGCGCCCTCTACGACGACGCCCTCGCCGCACTCACCGAGGACGGCGCCGTTGTCGTCCCGCCACGCACCCCCCAGCTCCTCGCCGCCCACGATCTCGGCCCGTTCCGCCCCGAAGCCCCCCGCCCCTCCCCGGACGCCCCCGCCGGTGCCGGAACACCCGTAGCGGCGGTCCCCGCGACCTCCCCGCACGACGAGTCCCGGGCCGCCGCGGCGACCCTCGCCGCGACCGCGGACCGCCTGCTGGCCTCCCTCGCGACGCAGCCCGCCGCGCTGCGCAAGTCCGGCGGCCTGGCCGTACGGGAGATCAAACGGCTGGCCAAGGCGGCCGGCGCCGGGGAACCGCACACCCGCCTCCTCCTCGACCTCGCCCTCGCCGCCGGCCTGATCGCACTGACCCGCACCCCGGCCGGCATCACCGCCCTGCCTACCGGCGCCTACGACGACTGGCTGGCCCACCCGCCCGGGCGGCGCCTCGCCCCGCTCCTCGCGGCGTGGTCCGCCCTGTGGGCCATCCCCACCCACACCCCGTTCGGTGAGACCCCCACCGCGCTGGTCCGCGGCCACGACCGGCACGCCCCCGCCCTCCGGCACGCCCTCCTCGCCACACTCGCGACCGTGCCGCACGCGGCCGGCACGCCCCTCGCGGGCCCGGCCCCCGGCACCGTGCCGCACGGGCTCCTGCGGGCAGCGGACTGGCACCGTCCGCTCGCCGTCACCGCCCAGCCCATGGCCGAGGACCGCGCCGCGCACACCCTGGACGAAGCGGCCTATCTGGGGCTGGCCGCCCACGGCACCCTCACCCCGCTCGGCCGGGCACTGCTCGCCGACCCGCACTCCCTCGACGAGCCGCTCGCCGACCTGCTCCCGCCGCTGCTCGAACAGGCCCACTTCCAGGCCGATCTGACCGCCGTGGTGCCAGGACGCCCCACCGCTGCGCTCGCCGGACTGCTCACCTCCGCCGCCGACCGGGAATCCGAGGAGCACGCCGTCACCTGGCGGTTCACCCCCGCCTCGGTACGCCGCGCGCTGGACACCGGCCACACCGCCGACGCCCTCCTCGACGCCCTCACCCGCGCCTCGACGACCGGCGACCTGCCGCAGCCGCTGCGCTACCTCGTCCAGGACGCCGCCCGCGCCCACGGCCGGATGCGGGTACTGCCCGCCGCCTGCTGCATCCGCTCCGACGACGAAACCCTCATCAAGGAACTGGCCGCACACCGCGCCCTGGGCGACCTCGCTCTGCGCGTCATCGCCCCGACCGTCCTGGTCAGCGGCCGCCCGCCGGCCGCCACCCTGGACGCCCTGCGTGCCGCCGGCTACGCCCCCGCGCTGGAATCCGACACCGGCACCACCACCGTCGAACGCCTCCCCGCGCACCGCACGACCGCGCCCGGCGCCACCCGGGATCCGCAGGCCCCGCTCGCCCTCGCGCACCGCCTCCTGGGACTGTCACCGCAGCCCGGGGAGGCCACCGCGACCGGCGGCGGATGA
- a CDS encoding DUF6343 family protein, translating to MRTGDEPVHARSPLRIRCGLALWGLLWAVAGAVAFVNVGRPEWAAACAALAMVAATDLALVIRHIHQGPHYQPGRKIPPYTPDRGRNEAYGIRKNTGRGHGTGRP from the coding sequence ATGCGTACGGGAGACGAGCCTGTTCACGCGCGCAGCCCGCTGAGAATCCGCTGCGGGCTGGCGCTGTGGGGCCTGCTGTGGGCCGTGGCCGGGGCCGTGGCCTTCGTGAACGTCGGGCGGCCGGAATGGGCAGCGGCCTGTGCCGCGCTGGCCATGGTGGCGGCCACGGACCTGGCTCTGGTGATCCGCCATATCCACCAGGGGCCGCACTACCAGCCCGGCAGGAAAATTCCGCCGTACACACCCGACCGAGGCCGGAACGAGGCGTACGGCATACGCAAGAACACCGGCCGCGGACACGGCACCGGGCGACCGTAG
- a CDS encoding tetratricopeptide repeat protein, with protein sequence MPESSPETHVIDFRAAEQLLAARDPRGAIQLLDSVITAHPENTAARLLRARAFFLAAQLRPAELEFQIVLEREPDNAFAHFALGRTLERANRPEEALRHFRLAAALEPRPEFIQAARFARDDADDGEQQP encoded by the coding sequence GTGCCCGAAAGCAGCCCCGAGACGCACGTCATCGACTTCCGCGCCGCGGAGCAGCTGTTGGCAGCCCGCGATCCGCGCGGTGCGATCCAGCTGCTGGACTCGGTCATCACCGCACACCCCGAGAACACCGCGGCCCGGCTGCTCCGCGCGCGTGCCTTCTTCCTGGCCGCCCAACTACGTCCCGCTGAACTCGAATTCCAGATCGTGCTGGAGCGTGAGCCCGACAACGCCTTCGCACACTTCGCGCTGGGCCGCACCCTGGAGCGTGCCAACCGGCCCGAGGAAGCGCTGCGCCACTTCCGGCTGGCGGCGGCGCTCGAACCGCGGCCGGAGTTCATTCAGGCCGCGCGCTTCGCCCGCGATGACGCAGACGACGGCGAACAGCAGCCCTGA
- a CDS encoding DEAD/DEAH box helicase: MTGQWNGGESADAAVRCAVAFLPAQPPRAGKIGLWRPDGGPLPAAGSTVSAGSAAGARQVGDGAEPAGLTVARRHGNGARSRTVPALLLPLAEAVPLLLRARHDPAADPAAACWGAATHHALHLAARGRLLPGLTADDTDAWRAGPLDPEDVAHLRAIAAAMPAEAYPVPLPGSGPLQLHDPAALVRLYVDAVVDALPRTPAAGLVAGAPFAASEPRHLPGAREWAAEVAAGVDAGVRLSLRLDLAPHQLFDSREEHRAGEADERRAAAAVLQVHSLTDPTLVADARALWEGEGPDHFGPRSRVDTLLALRRAARVWSPLTRLLDRPVPDVLPLGEDELYELLGEAAPRLGAAGVAVHWPKELARGLTASAVLRPAPGSAADGFGFFDTRELLQFRWQVAMDGAPLTEAEMDALAEAHRPVVRLRDQWVLVDPGLVRKARKRELGYLEPVDALAATLNGTAEVDGEQVEVVPLGALAALRARLTTEAAPLPQPPALRATLRDYQLRGMAWLDTMTSLGLGGCLADDMGLGKTITVIALHLHRRPTEPVLVVCPASLLGNWQREIERFAPGTPVRRFHGAGRSLDDLPGGFVLTTYGTMRSSAAQLAARRWAWVVADEAQHVKNPRSSTAKALRGITAPARIALTGTPVENNLSELWALLDWTTPGLLGPLKTFRALHAREVEGGEDPEAAERLARLVRPFILRRKKSDPGIAPELPPKTETDHPVALGREQAALYQAVVRETLARIEAAEGIARRGLVMKLLTALKQICNHPAQYLKEAAPGLAARSGKLELLDELLDTILAEGGATLVFTQYVGMARLLEKHLAARGVPTQLLHGGTPVAEREKMVDRFQSGQAPVFLLSLKAAGTGLNLTRAGHVIHYDRWWNPAVEEQATDRAYRIGQTQPVQVHRLIAEGTVEDNIAQLLGAKRALADAVLSGGETALTELSDAELADLVSLRRAG; this comes from the coding sequence ATGACCGGGCAGTGGAACGGCGGGGAGAGCGCCGACGCCGCGGTCCGCTGCGCCGTGGCCTTCCTTCCCGCCCAGCCGCCGCGCGCCGGGAAGATCGGCCTCTGGCGGCCCGACGGCGGGCCGCTCCCCGCTGCCGGGAGCACGGTGAGCGCGGGGAGCGCAGCAGGGGCGCGGCAGGTGGGCGACGGCGCCGAACCGGCGGGGCTGACGGTCGCGCGTCGGCACGGCAACGGCGCTCGCAGCCGTACGGTGCCGGCGCTGCTGCTTCCGCTGGCCGAGGCCGTCCCGCTGCTGCTCCGGGCCCGGCACGATCCGGCCGCCGACCCGGCGGCCGCCTGCTGGGGAGCCGCGACCCACCACGCCCTGCACCTCGCCGCGCGCGGCAGACTGCTGCCGGGCCTGACCGCCGACGACACCGACGCGTGGCGCGCCGGACCCCTCGACCCCGAAGACGTCGCGCACCTGCGTGCCATCGCCGCCGCCATGCCCGCGGAGGCGTATCCCGTGCCGCTCCCCGGCAGCGGTCCGCTCCAGCTCCACGACCCCGCGGCCCTGGTCCGGCTCTACGTGGACGCGGTTGTCGACGCGCTGCCCCGCACACCCGCCGCCGGACTCGTGGCCGGCGCCCCGTTCGCCGCGAGCGAGCCCCGGCACCTTCCCGGCGCGCGGGAATGGGCCGCCGAGGTCGCGGCCGGAGTCGACGCCGGCGTACGGCTCTCCCTGCGCCTCGACCTCGCGCCGCACCAGCTCTTCGACTCCCGCGAGGAGCACCGGGCGGGCGAGGCCGACGAGCGCCGCGCCGCGGCCGCCGTCCTGCAGGTGCACAGCCTCACCGACCCCACGCTGGTCGCCGACGCCCGCGCCCTGTGGGAGGGCGAGGGCCCCGACCACTTCGGGCCACGCTCCCGCGTCGACACCCTCCTGGCCCTGCGCCGCGCCGCCCGCGTCTGGAGCCCGCTCACCCGCCTGCTGGACCGGCCGGTCCCCGACGTACTGCCGCTGGGCGAGGACGAGTTGTACGAGCTGCTGGGGGAGGCCGCCCCTCGGCTGGGCGCCGCCGGGGTGGCGGTCCACTGGCCCAAGGAGCTGGCCCGCGGACTGACCGCGTCGGCGGTGCTGCGCCCGGCGCCGGGCTCCGCGGCCGACGGGTTCGGCTTCTTCGACACGCGTGAACTGCTGCAGTTCCGCTGGCAGGTCGCGATGGACGGGGCGCCGCTGACGGAGGCGGAGATGGACGCCCTCGCCGAGGCGCACCGGCCGGTCGTCCGGCTGCGCGACCAGTGGGTCCTGGTCGACCCCGGGCTCGTCCGTAAGGCCCGCAAACGCGAACTGGGCTATCTGGAGCCGGTCGACGCCCTCGCCGCGACGCTCAACGGCACCGCGGAGGTCGACGGCGAACAGGTCGAGGTGGTGCCCCTCGGGGCGCTCGCCGCGTTGCGAGCCCGCCTCACCACCGAAGCGGCCCCGCTACCCCAGCCCCCGGCACTGCGCGCGACGCTCCGCGACTACCAACTGCGCGGCATGGCCTGGCTCGACACCATGACGTCCCTCGGCCTCGGCGGCTGCCTCGCCGACGACATGGGCCTGGGCAAGACGATCACCGTCATCGCGCTCCACCTGCACCGGCGGCCCACCGAACCGGTCCTCGTGGTGTGCCCCGCCTCCCTCCTCGGCAACTGGCAGCGCGAGATCGAGCGGTTCGCGCCCGGCACGCCCGTACGGCGGTTCCACGGTGCCGGCCGGAGTCTCGACGACCTGCCCGGCGGGTTCGTCCTGACCACCTACGGCACGATGCGCAGCAGCGCCGCCCAACTGGCCGCACGCCGTTGGGCATGGGTGGTCGCCGACGAGGCCCAGCACGTGAAGAACCCGCGGTCCTCGACCGCCAAGGCACTGCGCGGCATCACGGCACCCGCGCGGATCGCCCTCACCGGCACGCCCGTGGAGAACAACCTCTCCGAGCTGTGGGCCCTGTTGGACTGGACGACGCCCGGACTCCTCGGCCCGCTCAAGACGTTCCGCGCGCTGCACGCCCGGGAGGTCGAAGGCGGCGAGGACCCGGAGGCGGCCGAACGGCTGGCCAGGCTGGTGCGTCCGTTCATCCTGCGGCGCAAGAAGTCCGACCCCGGGATCGCTCCCGAGCTTCCGCCGAAGACCGAGACCGACCACCCGGTGGCGCTGGGGCGCGAACAGGCCGCGCTGTATCAGGCCGTCGTCCGCGAAACCCTCGCCCGGATCGAGGCGGCCGAGGGCATCGCCCGCCGCGGCCTGGTCATGAAGCTGCTCACCGCCCTCAAGCAGATCTGCAACCACCCCGCGCAGTACCTCAAGGAGGCCGCACCGGGCCTGGCCGCCCGCTCCGGGAAGCTCGAACTCCTCGACGAACTCCTGGACACCATCCTCGCCGAGGGCGGTGCCACGCTGGTCTTCACCCAGTACGTGGGGATGGCGCGGCTGCTGGAGAAGCACCTCGCCGCGCGCGGTGTCCCCACCCAGCTGCTGCACGGCGGCACCCCCGTCGCCGAACGGGAGAAGATGGTCGACCGCTTCCAGTCCGGACAGGCCCCGGTCTTCCTGCTCTCCCTCAAGGCCGCCGGCACCGGGCTGAACCTCACCCGCGCCGGACACGTGATCCACTACGACCGCTGGTGGAACCCGGCGGTGGAGGAACAGGCCACCGACCGCGCCTACCGCATCGGCCAGACCCAGCCCGTCCAGGTCCACCGGCTGATCGCCGAAGGCACCGTCGAGGACAACATCGCCCAGCTCCTCGGCGCCAAACGGGCGCTGGCCGACGCCGTGCTCTCCGGGGGAGAGACCGCGCTGACCGAACTGTCCGATGCCGAACTGGCCGATCTCGTCTCCCTCAGGAGGGCCGGATGA